The Arabidopsis thaliana chromosome 5, partial sequence genomic interval TAATAACGACTTTTcctcaaaatcaatttaaatagaaatataaCAACGTATATCCTTAAGTTATTTTATATTGACATTTTATGCATAGTAATAATTACGCTATATCCTTAAACCAAGAATCTTGTCCCTCTTTAAACAACTTTTTCCCGACAAATAAAAAGActgcttttttctttgaaatatggAGGATAATATCAAGTTATCAAGTTTCAGACGATTTTTTTAGCATTGACACACACTGAATTCAATTCAAAGTAAAAATCTATGATACTTGAATATACAGATTTCAAATTGAAGTGCTTAAGTTAGGAGAATAATATTCCTATTCatacatatttttcataattctttaaaatcaatattgaCATTACTACATACTAAAAGTCTCCTTTGAGATTTTTCTAAGAGGATATGCACAAcggatgaaaaaaaaatgcacttttaattttgaaaaattaattatttcgAAGTTCCAATCTTGCATGAAATTATCAGAGAAAAGtgcaaaaagaacaaaagagcGTTATCCTCGTTATGGTTGATCTAAGATGGTTAACAAAATATCACATGCGCAGATTTTAGCCAATAAAGCGCGTGTTCATTGAATATCTGGGCTTTTTAAAAGCCCATCTAAAATGGCCCAATCTAGCAAGAGCTCGTACGATAAAAACGTCACCGcatttagtatatatatatatatatatattttttttttgtcgtagTAATTTAGAGCACCATTATTTGTGAAAACAGAGTTTTGTTCACATCATTTGCTTAAAGTTAACACTACatttaagaaactaaataaagattcaattttatttcatgcattacaagaagaaaatcgGAACAACGtgaatcattaaaaaaaattggatggGGCATTCCAAAAGCTAAAAATCCTTTGCAAAACCTACACAATGTATTTGGTTAGTTTATTAATCCAGATAGAATAATCATTTGACTTTtattctaataaataaataattgaatggGTCTTTGGAGTAGGACCCATGAGTGCCCATGACTCATCTCCACCATATGTTATTCTCCTTAGATAGGATCTCTCATGTCAAGACTATAGTATATTCTTATCCTTTGATTTGGCCTTTATGAAAATGTCATAATTTCGGAGAAAATAAGTTCTTAATTTGATCTCAAAGGTAAAAAACTTTCTAGCTCTAATAATGTCAAGATTTctcttcttatgttttgttattctcACTTCAGTAAATAATGTATACTTCAATTGCAGACTCCATATCCTAGAGGTAGTTTCTTCAATTCTTTCTTGAACATCTAGAGCCATATGTACATGTTCTGTGGGATGGTGTAATCTACTTAACTGTATACTCAAAGACGCTGCAAGACTTCAATCTCTCAAGCTTACGTTGGTATGTCGTATactattgttttatttttcactttaGGTACGTACTTTGACTAGTATGCATGTAGATGAAcaatacaataaaaacatCTGTGTTTCCGCTTTTAGTTTAAACGATGTGTAACACTAATACAGGTAATATTTATTTCGTTTTATCGTCAGAAACATGATCCATTCCAGTGATCCAGTGAACATCTGGAAAGAACCAACAATTGTTCCCGATTGTTTATCAAAGAACCTCGAGATCTTGGAATGGATAGAAATATGAAGGCACAGAGCAAATGGCTGCGTACATACTAGCTAGCAAGCGTTACTTTTCTAAAGATGGCGACATTCTCGACAAGATGTAGAAACAGACAATATAATGGCATGTTAAAGAAGTTAAAGCCTTTGGACAGAGTTTCAAAGACATGTCAGCTTGTGTTTGACTGAACTTATGTGATGGTGTGTGTCTCTAGAAGATACAacttagttttcttcttctttttccttgactttatttttggtgttttttgggttttgttttcacaaaTGAAATGGTAGTTGAATTAActctttataaaaagaaaaggaaattaatcAGTTCGGAAATGGAATACTGAAATAGTAAAAGGAATGATTAAAATCaggaaattaattttattggattttattttttctaattataatAACTGTTTGcttcaaaatttgataataatCGCATGAGTTACCCCACCGTATCTATATACGATtaaatcaccaaaaaaaaaaactaaatttcaaTAATTGCTATTTGCTACTAcgtatttgtttcatatacatattaaaagtgattttattttattttttgtggcGAAACCCTAACTGGACTAgggttcttttcttctttctttgcaaATTTCGGGGCGAGTTTTCCAAAGAGCAGAATTCGgcagaataaacaaaaatatggaGAAACAGACCAGGCTCAGTGACTTGCCAGATGAATTGCTCTTGAAGATATTGTCAGCACTTCCTATGTTTAAAGTGACTTTAGCCACACGTCTCATATCAAGACGTTGGAAAGGTCCTTGGAAACTGGTGCCGGATGTCacgtttgatgatgatgatataccatttaagagttttgaaacttttatgagttttgtttatgGATCTTTCTTGTCTAACGATGCTCAAATTCTAGACAGATTGCATCTCAAGCTTAACCAAAAGTATTCTGCTTCGGACATCAATTTTTGGGTTCAAGTCGCGGTTAACCGATCTGTGAGAGAGCTGAGAATCGACTTGTTTGgcaaaaccctagaattgCCGtgttgtttgtgttcttgtatAACACTAAAAGAATTGACTCTACATGATTTATGTATCAAGGTTGTCCCGGCTTGGTTTCGCTTGCCATCACTCAAAACGTTGCACCTTTTGTCGGTTAAGTTCTCGAGTGACGGATTTGTTGCAAGTATTTTAAGAATTTGCCCTGTTCTTGAACGTTTGGTTGTAGACGGAACCAAAGGTGTCAATGTGAAGATACCCAATATGGATGTGCCTAATTTGAGGAGCTTATCTTTTCGATCTACGGGAGAGCTGAGAATTGAGTTGCTTCGCAAAACCCTAGGATTGCCAACTTGCTTGAGTAGTTTCAGAAACCTAACAGAATTGATACTCCATGGATTAGGTATCAAGGGTTTTCCGCCTTGTTTTCGTTTTGCATCACTCAAAACGTTGCGCCTCTCGTCGGTTAAGTTATCTGTTGCAagtcttttaaaaatttgccCTGTTCTTGAATGTTTGATTGTAGAGAATGTGATGATACCCAATATCTATGTGCCTTCTCTGAGGAGCTTATCTATTCGATCCTCGAGAGAGCTGAGGATCGACTTGTCTTTGAAAACTTTCAGAACCCTAAAAGAATTGATACTTCATGAATTAAGTATCAAGGTTGTTCCTCCTTCATTTAGTTTGCCATCACTCGAAGCGTTGCACCTTCTATCCGTTAAGTTCTTTGGCGATGAATCTGTTGCAAGTCTTTTAAAAATCTGCCCTGTTCTTGAACATTTGGTTGTAGACCAAATCAAAAATGAGAACGTGATGATAACCAATATTGATGTGCCTACTTTGAGGAACTTATCTATTAGGAACTCGAAAGGAAAAGGCACATACGTTGAGGGAAGTAAAGGATTTGTGATCAAAGCTCCTTCATTGACAGATTTGAACTTTGAGGATACATTGAGTAACTTTCTTATGTTTGAACCTATGCCTGAGGTGATCAAAGCGGATATTCAGGTTATTTGTGACCAATCTAAGAACTTCATAGGGTCTCTTACCTCAATCCAacatctttctctttgttctctAACTTCaaaggtttttctttcttactctAATAAATGTCAAGATTTCTcctttattgttttgttattctctttacagtaaataatatatactctAATGGCAGACTCCATATCCTGCATGCACTGTTTTCTCCTCTCTTAAATATCTAGAGCTATGTACTTGTTCTGCGAGATGGGCAAATCTATTTGCTTGTATACTCAACGCCGCTCCAGAACTTCGATCTCTCAAGCTTAAGTCGGTATGTATAATGCAACTTTCTATCCATTACCTATTTAAGGTTTTACTAGCATATGCATGTATAATAACGGATATACTCATAATCAAATAGCATAAACACTTTAttgatgatgtttttctttatttgctaaagatttgtttttacacGCTCACTAGTAGCAACATAAAAACTTTACCAACActtttaaatgataaaaaagatttgtagAATCACTATTTCATTCtatcatctttttgtttctgcttttctttttgaacgAACGATGTTTAAGAACTAGTGCACGTTACAATGATCCGATGAACATAGTGCCTGTTTAAACTAGTGATCGTTTCATTATTTCGTTTCAGAAACATAAATTCAATTACAATGATCCGATGACCCTCTGGGAAGAACCAGCAGTTGTTGCTAAATGTTTATCGGAGCATCTCGAGATCTTTGAATGGAGACAATATGAAGGCACAGAGCAAGAGAGGAATGTGGCAGGCTACATTCTAGCAAACGCTACATGTCTAAAGATGGCGACGTTCTCGACAAGATGCAGAAACAGAAATCATCGCATGTTAAAGAAGTTAAAGTCCATGGACAGAGTTTCAAAGGCATGTCGGCTTGTGTTTGACTAAACTCTGATGTGTGTTGTGTGTTTCTACAAGACACAAGATGTTTTCTTAGTtatctttcttccttttcccTGACTTTTATATTTGGTGttcttgagttttgttttctaatctcCAAATCTTCTTTAACTTGTGAAAACAGAGcagtttttgtttacatatttgaaaactttatagtatttaatatttatactaaaattcaatctattttaataatcaataTACTTAAGATTTCAAAGTTATTTTCActattaaaaagttaaataattattttttagtagGATTCGGATAATTTCAGATCGGACCCTAGTCCAAGTAAAAATGGAAATGTAGTTGAATTAGtctctataaaaaaaataaaaaaaatcaatgaatcaattagaaaattgaaaaggaaaaagaaaaactagtAATAAAAGTAAGACTTTTTCCTCAcgtcaaacaaaaattaagaaatatacttttgttgatttgtttttcaataataatattattttgcatCAGATAATAATAGCATGAATTATTCTCATcgaatcacaaaaaaaaataaaaaaaaaataacaagactaaattttaataattccGTCTTTTCTCTTGTGATAATTATCCAGAATATTCTCAcaattaaattgatttttttgtaaccgTGAAACCTAATTTACCTAAGGCTCTTTTTGTTAGTTAAGGATATATTTCTCATATATGGTTGTTAGAATATTCACTGTATATCCTCTGTATAAGTTACGACCATATATGAgaaaacttttcttcttcctttgcaCACACGTCCCAAAACAGAGAGCAAAATTCACCAGAATCATGGAGAGCTgccagaagaaacaaaaattggagACACCAACAGAGCTCAGTGATATGCCTGATGACTTAATCTTCAAAATATTCTCGTTCCTTCCGTTTTTTAAAGAGGATTTAGCAACACGTTTCATATCAGAATATGGGAAGGGTCTTTGGAATCCAGACCCGAATGCCATATTTGATGATGAATCACTCGATATGACTTGTATGAGTTTTGTATATGGATCTTTGATGTCCAAGGATGCTCAGATTCTAGATAGCTTGCATCTCAAGCTTAGGAAATACTATATTGCTTCAGATATCAATTTTCTTGTTCAACTTGGGGTTAATCGATCTATGAGAGAGCTGAGAATCGACTTCTTTggaaaaaccctagaattaCCGTGTTGCTTGAGTACCTGCACAACCCTAAAAGTTTTGGTACTCGATCATTTAAATATCATGTCTGTCCCGGGTTGGTTTCGTTTGCCATCAGTCGAAACTCTCCAGCTTTCATCGGTTACCGGGGGCAGCAACTATGTTCCAAGTCTTATAAGATTATGCTCTGTTCATGAACGTTTGGTTGTAGaccaaaacagaaataaaGATCTGGTTAATATCAATGTGCCTACTTTGAGGAGCTTATCTATCGATAACAAGAGAAGGGGACATGTGCCACTCGGTAGCTTTTGGATAAATGTTCcttctttgatgtttttgaaCATTAAGGATACATTCCAAACAATATTTGAATCTATGCCTGCGATGATCAAAGCGAATATCGAGGTTGCTCATGACCAATC includes:
- a CDS encoding Leucine-rich repeat (LRR) family protein (Leucine-rich repeat (LRR) family protein; FUNCTIONS IN: molecular_function unknown; INVOLVED IN: biological_process unknown; LOCATED IN: mitochondrion; CONTAINS InterPro DOMAIN/s: FBD (InterPro:IPR013596), FBD-like (InterPro:IPR006566); BEST Arabidopsis thaliana protein match is: FBD, F-box and Leucine Rich Repeat domains containing protein (TAIR:AT5G56560.1); Has 1807 Blast hits to 1807 proteins in 277 species: Archae - 0; Bacteria - 0; Metazoa - 736; Fungi - 347; Plants - 385; Viruses - 0; Other Eukaryotes - 339 (source: NCBI BLink).), with the protein product MRKLFFFLCTHVPKQRAKFTRIMESCQKKQKLETPTELSDMPDDLIFKIFSFLPFFKEDLATRFISEYGKGLWNPDPNAIFDDESLDMTCMSFVYGSLMSKDAQILDSLHLKLRKYYIASDINFLVQLGVNRSMRELRIDFFGKTLELPCCLSTCTTLKVLVLDHLNIMSVPGWFRLPSVETLQLSSVTGGSNYVPSLIRLCSVHERLVVDQNRNKDLVNINVPTLRSLSIDNKRRGHVPLGSFWINVPSLMFLNIKDTFQTIFESMPAMIKANIEVAHDQSQSVKFIESLTSTRHLCLCSPTSENPYPNGTKFSNLVHLKLCTCSAGWQNLLACMLNDAPNLRSLTLKLRQKSDVNPKKVWEKPTVVPECLSTRLEILKWRDYEGTEHEKDMVGYILANATFLQRATFSTKDRNQCDSRFSELQSMERVSEICEFVFD
- a CDS encoding FBD, F-box and Leucine Rich Repeat domains containing protein; the encoded protein is MEKQTRLSDLPDELLLKILSALPMFKVTLATRLISRRWKGPWKLVPDVTFDDDDIPFKSFETFMSFVYGSFLSNDAQILDRLHLKLNQKYSASDINFWVQVAVNRSVRELRIDLFGKTLELPCCLCSCITLKELTLHDLCIKVVPAWFRLPSLKTLHLLSVKFSSDGFVASILRICPVLERLVVDGTKGNVMITNIDVPTLRNLSIRNSKGKGTYVEGSKGFVIKAPSLTDLNFEDTLSNFLMFEPMPEVIKADIQVICDQSKNFIGSLTSIQHLSLCSLTSKTPYPACTVFSSLKYLELCTCSARWANLFACILNAAPELRSLKLKSKHKFNYNDPMTLWEEPAVVAKCLSEHLEIFEWRQYEGTEQERNVAGYILANATCLKMATFSTRCRNRNHRMLKKLKSMDRVSKACRLVFD
- a CDS encoding FBD, F-box and Leucine Rich Repeat domains containing protein (FBD, F-box and Leucine Rich Repeat domains containing protein; CONTAINS InterPro DOMAIN/s: FBD (InterPro:IPR013596), F-box domain, cyclin-like (InterPro:IPR001810), FBD-like (InterPro:IPR006566), F-box domain, Skp2-like (InterPro:IPR022364), Leucine-rich repeat 2 (InterPro:IPR013101); BEST Arabidopsis thaliana protein match is: Leucine-rich repeat (LRR) family protein (TAIR:AT5G56570.1); Has 30201 Blast hits to 17322 proteins in 780 species: Archae - 12; Bacteria - 1396; Metazoa - 17338; Fungi - 3422; Plants - 5037; Viruses - 0; Other Eukaryotes - 2996 (source: NCBI BLink).) → MEKQTRLSDLPDELLLKILSALPMFKVTLATRLISRRWKGPWKLVPDVTFDDDDIPFKSFETFMSFVYGSFLSNDAQILDRLHLKLNQKYSASDINFWVQVAVNRSVRELRIDLFGKTLELPCCLCSCITLKELTLHDLCIKVVPAWFRLPSLKTLHLLSVKFSSDGFVASILRICPVLERLVVDGTKGVNVKIPNMDVPNLRSLSFRSTGELRIELLRKTLGLPTCLSSFRNLTELILHGLGIKGFPPCFRFASLKTLRLSSVKLSVASLLKICPVLECLIVENVMIPNIYVPSLRSLSIRSSRELRIDLSLKTFRTLKELILHELSIKVVPPSFSLPSLEALHLLSVKFFGDESVASLLKICPVLEHLVVDQIKNENVMITNIDVPTLRNLSIRNSKGKGTYVEGSKGFVIKAPSLTDLNFEDTLSNFLMFEPMPEVIKADIQVICDQSKNFIGSLTSIQHLSLCSLTSKTPYPACTVFSSLKYLELCTCSARWANLFACILNAAPELRSLKLKSKHKFNYNDPMTLWEEPAVVAKCLSEHLEIFEWRQYEGTEQERNVAGYILANATCLKMATFSTRCRNRNHRMLKKLKSMDRVSKACRLVFD